One Terriglobia bacterium genomic region harbors:
- a CDS encoding universal stress protein, which translates to MLKKISPEVVLDAPTPKNPMSGFLIQKILFPTDFSNYANYALKYAISLATHFNATLYVLHVNVLLAQNYPPEVYHGMDADYIAYLKHCAKESLQKVVPADVKAQIRVEEILEKGVPYQEIVRKAQALGVDLIVMSTRGRTGLDHTLTGSTTERVVSLAPCPVLSIKYPEFEFSKPKAAE; encoded by the coding sequence ATGCTAAAGAAGATTTCTCCCGAGGTCGTATTGGACGCTCCCACTCCAAAGAACCCGATGTCAGGCTTCCTGATCCAGAAGATCCTGTTCCCGACGGACTTTTCAAATTACGCCAATTATGCCCTCAAGTATGCGATCTCGTTGGCGACGCATTTCAATGCCACCCTCTATGTCCTCCATGTGAATGTCCTGCTGGCGCAGAATTATCCGCCCGAGGTGTACCACGGGATGGACGCGGACTACATCGCTTATTTGAAACATTGCGCCAAGGAGAGTCTGCAGAAGGTGGTTCCGGCTGATGTCAAAGCCCAGATCCGGGTCGAGGAAATCCTGGAGAAGGGGGTCCCTTACCAGGAGATTGTCCGGAAGGCGCAGGCCCTGGGGGTTGACCTCATTGTGATGTCCACGCGCGGCCGGACAGGGCTTGACCATACCCTCACGGGTTCGACGACAGAGCGTGTAGTTTCGCTGGCCCCGTGTCCGGTGCTTTCCATCAAGTATCCTGAATTCGAGTTTTCCAAGCCGAAAGCCGCTGAATAG
- a CDS encoding alanine dehydrogenase, translated as MIIGFVKEPTQVERRVALIPSNVRALIEEGHSVYFERGAGEGSHFNDEEYVNAGAKIAFSHDEVLTRTELLLKVSAPTLDELQSMRRDKTVLAFFHLAVAGRPLFEELLKKEITAIGYEVIETLDGQLPVLLPISEIAGQMSVFISAHLLESHNNGRGVLLGGAPGIPPASVVILGAGQVGTWAAQTAVANGAHVMVLDSDVNKLRRLMSRLGNRVVTAVADTYNIERAVRHADVLIGAVLIHGGKTPHVVTQKMVETMKPGSVIIDVSIDQGGSIETSRPTTLAQPTFVHKDVIHYCCPNLTANIARTASIALSNASLPYVREIAALGTEEAVRKHLDLARGVFTYRGHCTREQIAEIFDVKYEPLDTLTSAYIWS; from the coding sequence ATGATCATCGGATTTGTTAAAGAGCCGACCCAGGTGGAGCGGCGTGTCGCTCTGATTCCTTCCAATGTCCGGGCGCTAATTGAAGAAGGCCACTCGGTTTACTTTGAACGCGGGGCGGGGGAAGGAAGTCATTTCAATGATGAAGAGTATGTCAATGCGGGGGCGAAGATCGCCTTCTCGCACGACGAAGTATTGACCCGGACGGAGCTGCTCCTGAAGGTCTCCGCTCCGACGCTGGATGAACTGCAGTCGATGCGGCGGGACAAAACCGTCCTGGCGTTTTTCCATCTCGCCGTGGCGGGAAGGCCGCTCTTTGAAGAGCTCTTGAAGAAAGAGATCACGGCCATCGGCTACGAGGTCATTGAGACCCTGGACGGTCAGCTGCCCGTCCTGCTCCCGATCAGCGAAATAGCGGGCCAGATGTCGGTGTTTATCTCCGCTCATCTGCTGGAATCCCACAACAACGGGCGGGGCGTGCTGCTCGGCGGGGCCCCGGGAATTCCTCCGGCCTCGGTGGTGATCCTGGGGGCGGGTCAAGTCGGGACCTGGGCGGCCCAGACCGCCGTCGCGAACGGCGCCCATGTGATGGTCCTCGATTCGGATGTCAACAAGCTTCGCCGATTAATGTCACGGCTGGGAAATCGCGTCGTCACCGCGGTCGCCGATACCTACAATATCGAGCGCGCGGTGCGTCACGCGGATGTTCTGATTGGCGCGGTCCTGATTCACGGCGGGAAGACCCCCCACGTAGTCACTCAGAAGATGGTTGAAACCATGAAACCGGGCAGCGTCATTATTGACGTGTCCATCGACCAGGGTGGGAGCATTGAAACCAGCCGCCCGACGACGCTGGCGCAGCCGACCTTCGTTCACAAGGATGTGATTCATTACTGCTGTCCGAACCTGACCGCGAACATCGCCCGCACGGCCTCGATCGCGCTCTCCAACGCCAGCCTGCCGTATGTGCGCGAGATTGCCGCCCTCGGCACGGAAGAGGCGGTCCGCAAGCACCTCGACCTGGCTCGAGGCGTGTTTACTTATCGGGGTCACTGTACGCGCGAACAAATCGCCGAGATCTTTGATGTCAAATACGAACCCCTCGACACCCTCACCTCCGCTTATATCTGGTCCTAA
- a CDS encoding 4-hydroxybutyrate CoA-transferase, producing the protein MIWISNYKQKLMSAEQALDVVKSNDRVYIHPGCAEPEVLVEALIARAPSLQNVEVVHLLTMGNADYIKPEMEGHFRHNAMFVGGNVRKAVNEGRADYTPIFLSEIEDLFLSGALPIDVALIQVSPPDEHGFCSFGVGVDTTLTACQVAKTVIAHVNDQMPRTLGDSFIHVHKIDRIVECSRPVLEIKRVETSELHCAIGRHAASLVEDGSTLQLGIGGIPDAVLSFLRTKKDLGLHSEMFSDGVAELVEMGVVNSERKTLHPGKIIAGFLLGTKRVFDFVDNNPLFEFHPTKYVNDPFIIAQNEKMVAINSAIQVDLTGQVSADSIGHSIYSGIGGQVDFIRGAARSKGGKPIIALPATAKDGAVSRIVPRLDPGAGVVTSRGDVHYVVTEFGVASLHGKTIRQRCLALIDIADPRFRDDLMEFAFTQKWLPLQVRVPAEIS; encoded by the coding sequence ATGATCTGGATCAGCAATTATAAGCAGAAGTTGATGAGTGCTGAGCAGGCCCTCGATGTCGTGAAATCGAACGACCGGGTCTACATCCATCCCGGGTGTGCCGAGCCGGAGGTTCTGGTCGAGGCCCTGATCGCGCGTGCGCCCAGCCTGCAAAACGTGGAAGTCGTCCATTTGCTGACCATGGGCAATGCCGACTACATCAAGCCGGAGATGGAAGGGCATTTCCGCCACAACGCCATGTTTGTGGGAGGAAATGTCCGCAAGGCCGTCAATGAAGGGCGCGCCGATTACACGCCGATTTTCCTGAGCGAGATCGAGGACCTTTTCCTGAGCGGAGCGCTTCCCATCGATGTGGCCCTGATTCAGGTCTCTCCGCCGGATGAACACGGATTCTGCAGTTTCGGCGTGGGTGTCGACACCACCCTCACCGCCTGCCAGGTCGCGAAAACGGTCATCGCCCATGTGAATGACCAGATGCCGCGCACGCTGGGGGATTCGTTCATTCATGTGCACAAGATTGACCGCATTGTGGAATGTTCGCGTCCCGTGCTGGAAATCAAGCGGGTTGAAACGAGCGAACTCCACTGCGCCATCGGCCGGCATGCGGCAAGTCTGGTCGAGGACGGCTCGACGCTGCAGCTCGGCATCGGCGGGATACCGGATGCGGTGCTTTCCTTTCTTCGAACGAAGAAGGACCTGGGCCTTCACAGCGAAATGTTCTCCGACGGCGTGGCCGAGCTGGTGGAGATGGGCGTGGTCAACAGCGAGCGGAAGACGCTGCATCCCGGCAAGATTATTGCGGGATTCCTGCTGGGAACCAAGCGCGTCTTCGATTTCGTGGACAACAATCCGCTTTTCGAATTCCACCCGACCAAGTACGTGAATGATCCTTTCATCATCGCGCAGAACGAGAAGATGGTGGCCATTAACTCGGCCATCCAGGTGGATCTGACGGGACAGGTCAGTGCCGACTCGATCGGTCATTCGATTTACAGCGGCATTGGGGGACAGGTGGACTTCATTCGCGGGGCCGCGCGATCCAAAGGGGGCAAGCCGATCATCGCTCTCCCGGCGACGGCAAAAGACGGCGCCGTCTCGCGAATCGTTCCCCGGCTGGACCCTGGCGCGGGGGTGGTGACCTCCCGCGGGGATGTGCACTACGTGGTCACCGAATTCGGGGTCGCTTCCCTTCACGGAAAGACCATCCGGCAGCGTTGCCTGGCGCTGATCGACATCGCCGATCCCCGGTTCCGTGATGATTTGATGGAGTTCGCCTTCACTCAAAAATGGTTGCCCCTGCAGGTGCGGGTGCCCGCCGAGATCTCCTGA
- a CDS encoding 4Fe-4S dicluster domain-containing protein, with translation MPNPPRGKIDITQDECKGCAVCVDACPPKVIQLSTALNVQGYHPAQYLGDGCTGCGICFYVCPEPGAITVYRWQDEEPKPKQDRAA, from the coding sequence ATGCCGAATCCACCGCGTGGAAAGATTGACATTACCCAGGACGAGTGCAAGGGGTGCGCCGTTTGTGTTGACGCCTGTCCCCCGAAGGTCATCCAGCTTTCGACCGCTCTCAATGTTCAGGGGTATCACCCCGCCCAGTATCTGGGGGACGGGTGCACGGGATGTGGTATTTGCTTTTATGTCTGCCCCGAGCCCGGGGCCATCACCGTCTACAGATGGCAGGATGAAGAACCCAAGCCGAAGCAGGACCGTGCGGCATAG
- a CDS encoding 3-methyl-2-oxobutanoate dehydrogenase subunit VorB, protein MSKELIKGNEAIVKGAILAGCRAYFGYPITPASEIAEAAAYYFPLVGGTFLQAESEVASINMIYGASSAGLRCMTGSSGPGVSLMQEGISYLAGSELPCVIADIMRGGPGLGNIGPEQGDYNQMVKGGGHGNYHNIVLAPNSAQEMCDLTMLAFELADKYRNPAVVLADGYIGQMMEPVDFPETAQEAPVKDWAARGDAATRKNVITSIYLSHEALEQHELRLAAKYRKIRENEVRYEAYQVNDAEIVLVGYGIVSRVLRSAVDMARHYGIRAGLFRPITLFPFPTPQLAEISLSTERFLTVELSDGQLVDDVRLAISRRHPCDFYSRMGGCVPSTEEVFEVIKSTISHPAECNEAMAVPMGLHAV, encoded by the coding sequence ATGAGCAAAGAGCTAATTAAGGGAAATGAAGCCATCGTGAAGGGTGCGATTCTCGCGGGCTGTCGCGCCTATTTCGGGTATCCCATCACGCCTGCCAGTGAGATTGCGGAAGCGGCCGCCTACTACTTTCCTTTGGTGGGAGGCACTTTTCTTCAAGCCGAAAGTGAAGTGGCCTCGATCAACATGATCTATGGCGCCTCTTCGGCCGGGCTGCGCTGTATGACCGGCTCCTCCGGCCCAGGGGTGAGCCTGATGCAGGAAGGGATCTCCTACCTGGCCGGGTCGGAACTCCCTTGTGTGATCGCCGATATCATGCGGGGAGGCCCGGGGCTGGGAAACATTGGTCCGGAACAGGGCGACTACAACCAGATGGTTAAAGGAGGAGGCCACGGCAACTATCACAACATCGTGCTTGCCCCCAATTCGGCCCAGGAGATGTGCGATTTAACCATGCTGGCTTTTGAGCTGGCCGACAAGTACCGCAACCCCGCCGTGGTGCTGGCCGATGGCTACATCGGACAAATGATGGAACCGGTGGATTTTCCAGAGACCGCCCAAGAGGCGCCGGTGAAGGATTGGGCTGCGCGAGGGGACGCGGCAACCCGAAAGAACGTGATCACGTCGATTTATCTCTCGCATGAGGCGCTCGAGCAGCATGAACTGCGTCTGGCCGCAAAGTATCGCAAGATCCGGGAAAACGAGGTCCGGTATGAGGCCTATCAAGTGAACGATGCTGAAATTGTGCTGGTCGGTTATGGCATCGTCTCGCGGGTGCTGCGATCGGCCGTCGACATGGCCCGCCATTATGGTATCCGGGCAGGCTTGTTCCGCCCCATCACGCTCTTCCCTTTCCCCACCCCGCAACTGGCTGAGATTTCCCTGTCGACGGAGCGTTTTTTGACCGTGGAATTGAGTGATGGACAGCTGGTGGACGACGTGCGACTGGCGATCTCGCGGCGTCACCCCTGCGACTTTTACAGCCGCATGGGAGGGTGTGTTCCCTCCACCGAGGAAGTCTTCGAAGTCATTAAGTCGACCATCTCCCACCCTGCCGAGTGCAATGAGGCGATGGCCGTCCCGATGGGCCTGCACGCTGTTTAG
- a CDS encoding 2-oxoacid:acceptor oxidoreductase family protein: protein MYTIVQQRADSIYDLFERKDGDPHVTHYCPGCGHGVIHKMIAECLDDLGVQDRTILVSPVGCSVFAYYYFDVGNVQAPHGRAPAVATGIKRSRPGSIVLSYQGDGDLAAIGGNEILHAANRGEGITVFFVNNAIYGMTGGQMAPTSLLGQKTTTSPFGRTVQNEGYPMRVCELLASLEAPVYLERTAIFDSKNNMRTRKAIRKAIQNQIDGLGFSLVEILSPCPTIWKMTPQESRKWLNENMIPYFKLGVYRDKTAPPAKTAETLQAASGSLSAASEAGQTPAPKVPAGNAVEPSSPPPVSFPRAPRKEVPLVEVPSILGIRATERPGETSGSAALLGNYNERSRFYESTGSPATPRTEAGSFPPAVPEKYQNPQIKIAGFGGQGVLLLGEVLAESGMLSGYRVSWLPSYGPEMRGGTAHCHVRLSQHEIGSPLVSRPTILLSLNKPSLLKFLPEATPGALVIYNSSLIDEPPVRDDIETVPLSATEIAEKIGSPKVTNMVMIGGLMARTHLLSKETVFAAIDALVKNQKLIEMNRRAIEAGMQAVQEMEAILQV, encoded by the coding sequence ATGTACACGATTGTCCAACAACGAGCCGATTCTATCTACGACCTGTTCGAGCGCAAGGATGGCGACCCGCATGTCACCCACTACTGCCCCGGGTGCGGGCATGGCGTCATTCACAAAATGATCGCAGAATGTCTTGACGACCTGGGGGTACAGGACCGGACGATCCTGGTCAGCCCGGTCGGATGCTCCGTTTTCGCCTACTATTATTTTGATGTGGGGAACGTGCAGGCCCCGCACGGGCGAGCTCCCGCTGTGGCCACAGGCATCAAGCGCTCCCGCCCGGGCTCCATTGTTCTCAGTTACCAGGGCGATGGGGACCTTGCGGCCATCGGTGGCAACGAAATCCTGCATGCCGCGAACCGGGGAGAAGGCATTACGGTGTTCTTCGTCAACAACGCCATCTATGGAATGACCGGCGGGCAAATGGCCCCCACGTCCCTGCTCGGTCAGAAGACGACCACCTCTCCCTTCGGGCGAACGGTTCAAAACGAGGGGTACCCCATGCGGGTTTGTGAGTTGCTGGCCTCGCTTGAGGCGCCCGTTTACCTCGAACGGACCGCCATTTTCGACAGCAAGAACAACATGCGCACGCGCAAGGCGATCCGCAAGGCCATCCAGAACCAGATTGACGGCCTGGGCTTTTCGCTGGTGGAAATCCTTTCCCCCTGTCCGACCATCTGGAAGATGACCCCGCAGGAATCGCGAAAGTGGCTGAACGAGAATATGATCCCCTACTTTAAGCTGGGCGTGTACCGCGACAAGACGGCGCCGCCGGCGAAAACAGCTGAAACTTTGCAGGCTGCGTCGGGTAGCTTGAGCGCAGCTTCGGAGGCGGGCCAGACCCCGGCACCCAAGGTGCCGGCCGGCAATGCTGTGGAGCCGAGCTCCCCGCCTCCTGTCTCTTTCCCGCGGGCCCCGAGAAAAGAGGTGCCTCTCGTCGAGGTTCCCTCCATCCTCGGGATCCGGGCCACTGAACGGCCGGGAGAGACCAGCGGCAGTGCCGCGCTGCTGGGAAACTACAACGAACGCTCCCGCTTTTATGAGTCGACGGGCTCGCCGGCCACGCCGCGGACGGAAGCCGGCTCTTTCCCGCCCGCCGTTCCGGAAAAATATCAGAATCCCCAGATCAAGATTGCGGGATTCGGAGGCCAGGGAGTGCTTCTCCTTGGCGAGGTCTTGGCTGAGAGTGGAATGCTAAGTGGGTATCGGGTCTCTTGGCTTCCCTCGTATGGACCAGAAATGCGGGGTGGCACAGCACATTGCCACGTCCGTCTCTCACAACACGAGATTGGATCGCCGCTGGTGTCTCGTCCCACCATACTCCTTTCTCTCAACAAACCTTCCTTATTGAAATTCCTGCCGGAAGCGACGCCTGGCGCACTGGTCATCTACAATTCATCGTTGATCGATGAGCCGCCAGTGAGAGACGATATCGAAACGGTCCCGCTCTCAGCCACGGAAATTGCTGAGAAAATCGGCTCCCCCAAGGTCACCAATATGGTCATGATTGGGGGCTTGATGGCCCGAACGCATCTGCTCTCCAAGGAAACGGTGTTTGCGGCGATCGACGCGCTGGTGAAAAATCAAAAACTGATTGAAATGAACCGCCGCGCCATTGAAGCAGGCATGCAGGCCGTTCAGGAGATGGAGGCGATCCTTCAGGTCTGA
- a CDS encoding YfhL family 4Fe-4S dicluster ferredoxin — MALMITNDCISCGACEPPCPNQAISQDGIYVINSDRCTECVGFFDEPQCVPLCPVECIVLNPDVHETPEQLLAKKERLHAGEAVQ, encoded by the coding sequence ATGGCCTTAATGATTACGAACGACTGCATCTCCTGCGGCGCTTGCGAACCGCCTTGTCCGAATCAGGCAATCTCCCAGGATGGGATCTACGTTATCAACTCGGACCGGTGCACGGAGTGCGTTGGGTTCTTTGATGAGCCCCAATGTGTTCCGCTGTGTCCGGTCGAGTGCATTGTGCTGAATCCTGACGTGCATGAAACCCCGGAGCAACTGTTGGCCAAGAAGGAGCGGTTGCACGCGGGCGAGGCCGTCCAGTAG
- a CDS encoding branched-chain amino acid transaminase has product MVFFKGEFVPLENAKVSILTQALHYGTAVFEGIRGYWDAESEDIYLFRLREHYERMKRNCNLLKIKLPLSVNEMCDFSVELVQRNKFTENVYIRPLAYKSTRSIGVRLATDDDFFIVAVPFGDYLDTQRGLSVCTSSWRRTEDNAIPCRGKISGGYVNCALAADEAHSSGFDEAVMLSESGHVSEGPGFNIFMVRNHKLVTPGETENILEGITRDSVIRLAEEELHLPVEVRKIDRSELYVCDELFFCGTAAQIASITSVDRRMVGTGEIGMVTREVQKLYNAVVVNKFPKYAEWCTPAYRYQRAEIGIR; this is encoded by the coding sequence ATGGTCTTTTTTAAGGGCGAATTCGTCCCCCTCGAGAACGCAAAAGTTAGTATCCTCACTCAGGCGCTCCACTATGGGACGGCGGTGTTTGAAGGCATTCGGGGGTACTGGGATGCCGAGAGCGAAGACATCTATCTCTTTCGCCTGCGAGAGCATTACGAGCGCATGAAGCGCAATTGCAACCTGCTCAAGATCAAGCTGCCGTTGTCGGTCAACGAGATGTGTGATTTCAGCGTCGAACTGGTGCAGCGCAACAAATTCACTGAAAACGTCTACATCCGCCCGCTGGCCTACAAGTCCACCCGGAGCATCGGGGTGCGGCTGGCCACGGATGACGATTTCTTCATTGTGGCGGTGCCTTTCGGGGACTATCTCGACACCCAGCGCGGGCTCAGCGTCTGCACCTCCTCGTGGCGACGCACCGAGGACAACGCCATCCCGTGCCGGGGAAAGATCTCCGGCGGTTATGTCAACTGCGCCCTGGCGGCCGACGAAGCTCACTCCAGCGGCTTTGATGAAGCCGTGATGTTGAGCGAGAGCGGCCATGTCAGCGAGGGTCCGGGCTTCAATATCTTCATGGTGCGCAATCACAAACTGGTGACCCCGGGAGAAACCGAGAACATCCTGGAGGGCATCACGCGCGACTCCGTGATCCGCCTGGCCGAGGAAGAGCTGCATCTTCCAGTGGAGGTCCGCAAGATTGACCGCAGTGAGCTCTATGTGTGTGACGAACTGTTTTTCTGCGGGACCGCTGCACAGATCGCCTCCATCACCTCCGTCGACCGGCGGATGGTCGGAACCGGGGAAATCGGAATGGTGACCCGGGAAGTTCAAAAGTTGTATAATGCGGTGGTGGTCAACAAATTTCCGAAGTATGCCGAATGGTGTACTCCAGCCTATCGGTACCAGCGTGCCGAGATCGGGATCAGATAA